The Pseudomonas asiatica genome has a segment encoding these proteins:
- the rpsB gene encoding 30S ribosomal protein S2: protein MSQVNMRDMLKAGVHFGHQTRYWNPKMGKYIFGARNKIHIVNLEKTLPMFNDALSFVERLAQGKNKILFVGTKRSAGKIVAEQAARCGSPYVDHRWLGGMLTNYKTIRASIKRLRDLETQAEDGTFAKLTKKEALMRSRDLEKLDRSLGGIKDMGGLPDALFVIDVDHERIAITEANKLGIPVIGVVDTNSSPEGVDYIIPGNDDAIRAIELYMTSMADAVIRGRNNVAGGTEVYAEEAAAPAAE, encoded by the coding sequence ATGTCCCAAGTCAACATGCGCGATATGCTGAAGGCCGGTGTGCACTTCGGCCACCAGACCCGTTACTGGAACCCGAAAATGGGCAAGTACATTTTCGGCGCGCGTAACAAGATCCACATCGTCAACCTGGAAAAAACCCTGCCAATGTTCAACGACGCTCTGTCGTTCGTAGAGCGCCTGGCCCAGGGCAAGAACAAGATCCTGTTCGTCGGCACCAAGCGTTCCGCCGGCAAGATCGTCGCCGAGCAAGCTGCTCGTTGCGGTTCGCCGTACGTTGACCACCGTTGGTTGGGCGGCATGCTGACCAACTACAAGACCATCCGCGCTTCGATCAAGCGGCTGCGCGACCTGGAAACCCAGGCCGAAGACGGCACTTTCGCCAAGCTGACCAAGAAAGAAGCCCTGATGCGCTCCCGCGACCTGGAAAAACTGGATCGCAGCCTGGGCGGCATCAAGGACATGGGCGGTCTGCCAGACGCTCTGTTCGTTATCGACGTTGATCACGAGCGCATCGCGATCACCGAAGCCAACAAGCTGGGCATCCCGGTTATCGGCGTTGTCGATACCAACAGCAGCCCGGAAGGTGTTGACTACATCATCCCAGGTAACGATGACGCCATCCGCGCTATCGAGCTGTACATGACTTCGATGGCTGACGCAGTCATCCGCGGCCGTAACAACGTTGCCGGCGGCACCGAAGTTTACGCTGAAGAAGCGGCTGCACCTGCTGCCGAGTAA
- the tsf gene encoding translation elongation factor Ts, protein MAAITAALVKELRERTGEGMMDCKKALEKAGGDIEKAIDDMRASGAIKAAKKAGNVAAEGAIAVKTDGKSAVLLEVNSQTDFLALQDDFKNFVADSIEEAFAQKLTDAAPLIASREAAREALVAKCGENVNIRRLVRVEGDVVGAYLHGNKIGAAVVLKGGDVDLAKNIAMHVAASNPEFLLPSEVSAEAIEREKGVFLQLNADKIAGKPENIVENMIKGRISKFLAEASLVEQAFVMNPEVKVGELAKKAGAEIVSFTYFKVGEGIEKPVDDFAAEVAAQVAAAKQ, encoded by the coding sequence ATGGCAGCAATTACTGCAGCGCTGGTCAAAGAACTGCGCGAGCGTACCGGCGAAGGCATGATGGATTGCAAGAAGGCCCTGGAAAAGGCCGGCGGCGACATCGAAAAAGCCATTGACGACATGCGTGCCTCGGGCGCCATCAAGGCCGCCAAAAAGGCTGGCAACGTCGCTGCTGAAGGCGCTATCGCCGTCAAGACCGACGGTAAATCCGCCGTCCTGCTGGAAGTGAACTCGCAGACCGACTTCCTGGCCCTGCAAGACGACTTCAAGAACTTCGTTGCCGACAGCATCGAAGAAGCCTTCGCCCAGAAGCTGACCGACGCTGCTCCGCTGATCGCCTCGCGTGAAGCTGCTCGTGAAGCCCTGGTTGCCAAGTGCGGCGAGAACGTCAACATCCGTCGCCTGGTGCGCGTTGAAGGTGACGTTGTCGGTGCCTACCTGCACGGCAACAAGATCGGCGCTGCCGTTGTCCTGAAAGGCGGCGACGTCGATCTGGCCAAGAACATCGCCATGCACGTTGCAGCTTCGAACCCTGAGTTCCTGCTGCCGTCGGAAGTATCGGCCGAAGCCATCGAGCGCGAGAAGGGCGTCTTCCTGCAGCTGAACGCTGACAAGATCGCCGGCAAGCCGGAAAACATCGTCGAGAACATGATCAAAGGTCGTATCTCGAAGTTCCTGGCCGAAGCCTCGCTGGTCGAGCAAGCCTTCGTCATGAACCCGGAAGTCAAGGTTGGCGAGCTGGCCAAGAAAGCCGGTGCTGAAATCGTTTCCTTCACCTACTTCAAAGTAGGCGAAGGCATCGAGAAGCCAGTCGACGACTTCGCTGCTGAAGTTGCCGCTCAGGTAGCTGCTGCCAAGCAGTAA
- the pyrH gene encoding UMP kinase, translating into MAQQVSGRQPRYKRILLKLSGEALMGSEDFGIDPKVLDRMALEVGQLVGIGVQVGLVIGGGNLFRGAALSAAGMDRVTGDHMGMLATVMNGLAMRDALERSNIPALVMSAISMVGVTDHYDRRKAIRHLNSGDVVIFSAGTGNPFFTTDSAACLRAIEIDADVVLKATKVDGVYTADPFKDPHAEKFDHLTYDEVLDRKLGVMDLTAICLCRDHKMPLRVFNMNKPGALLNIVVGGAEGTLIEEGQA; encoded by the coding sequence ATGGCTCAGCAGGTGAGTGGTCGCCAACCTCGCTATAAACGCATTTTGCTCAAACTTAGCGGCGAGGCCCTGATGGGCTCGGAAGACTTCGGGATCGACCCGAAAGTGCTGGATCGCATGGCCCTCGAAGTTGGCCAGCTGGTAGGGATCGGTGTCCAGGTCGGCCTGGTGATCGGTGGTGGCAACCTGTTCCGCGGTGCCGCGCTCAGCGCAGCCGGCATGGACCGCGTCACCGGTGACCACATGGGCATGCTGGCCACCGTGATGAACGGCCTGGCCATGCGCGACGCGCTGGAGCGCTCGAACATCCCGGCCCTGGTCATGTCGGCCATTTCCATGGTCGGTGTCACCGATCATTACGATCGTCGCAAAGCTATTCGCCACCTCAACTCCGGGGATGTGGTAATTTTCTCCGCCGGTACCGGCAACCCGTTCTTCACCACCGACTCCGCGGCCTGTCTGCGCGCCATCGAAATCGATGCCGACGTTGTGCTGAAAGCGACCAAGGTCGATGGTGTGTACACTGCCGATCCATTCAAGGACCCGCATGCCGAGAAGTTCGATCACCTGACCTACGACGAGGTCCTGGATCGCAAGCTGGGTGTGATGGACCTGACCGCAATCTGCCTGTGCCGTGACCACAAGATGCCATTGCGGGTATTCAACATGAACAAGCCTGGCGCCCTGCTGAACATCGTGGTGGGTGGCGCTGAAGGTACTCTGATCGAGGAAGGCCAAGCATGA
- the frr gene encoding ribosome recycling factor — MINDIKKDAQERMTKSLEALARNLAAIRTGRAHPSILDSVKVPAWGSEMPLNQVAAITVEDARTLKIVAHDKNLSAAIEKAILTSDLGLNPSSAGTTIRVPMPALTEETRKGYTKQASGVAEDAKVAVRNVRRDALADLKKLTKDKEISEDEERRAADEIQKLTDKYVAEVDAAFKAKEKDLMAV, encoded by the coding sequence ATGATCAACGACATCAAGAAAGACGCGCAGGAGCGCATGACCAAGTCCCTCGAGGCCCTGGCCCGCAACCTGGCGGCAATCCGCACCGGTCGCGCCCACCCGAGCATCCTGGACAGCGTCAAGGTCCCGGCCTGGGGCAGCGAGATGCCGCTGAACCAGGTGGCCGCGATCACCGTCGAAGATGCCCGCACCCTGAAGATCGTCGCCCACGACAAGAACCTCAGCGCCGCCATCGAGAAGGCCATCCTCACCTCCGACCTGGGCCTGAACCCGTCCAGCGCCGGCACCACCATCCGTGTGCCGATGCCGGCCCTGACCGAGGAAACCCGCAAGGGCTATACCAAGCAGGCCAGCGGCGTTGCCGAGGATGCCAAGGTAGCCGTGCGCAACGTGCGCCGTGACGCCCTGGCCGACCTGAAGAAGCTGACCAAGGACAAGGAAATCAGCGAAGACGAAGAGCGTCGTGCCGCTGACGAAATCCAGAAACTGACCGACAAGTACGTTGCCGAAGTCGATGCCGCCTTCAAAGCCAAGGAAAAGGACCTGATGGCCGTCTAA
- the uppS gene encoding polyprenyl diphosphate synthase, which produces MEKTKPAAPSSVPRHVAIIMDGNNRWAKKRLLPGVAGHKAGVDAVRAVIEVCAESGVEVLTLFAFSSENWQRPAEEVGALMELFFSALRREAKRLNENNISLRIIGDRSRFHPELQAAMREAEALTAGNNRFILQIAANYGGQWDIAQAAQRLAREVQAGHLRPEDITPGLLQTCLATGELPLPDLCIRTGGEHRISNFLLWQLAYAELYFSDLYWPDFKHEAMRNALADFASRQRRFGKTSEQVEAGARA; this is translated from the coding sequence ATGGAAAAGACCAAGCCAGCGGCGCCGTCCTCGGTGCCGCGTCATGTCGCGATCATCATGGATGGCAACAACCGCTGGGCGAAAAAGCGCCTGTTGCCCGGCGTTGCCGGGCACAAGGCGGGTGTCGACGCCGTTCGCGCGGTCATCGAAGTCTGTGCCGAGTCCGGGGTCGAGGTGCTGACCCTGTTCGCCTTCTCCAGTGAGAACTGGCAGCGTCCCGCCGAAGAGGTCGGTGCGCTGATGGAGCTGTTCTTCTCGGCCCTGCGCCGCGAGGCCAAGCGCCTCAACGAGAACAACATCAGCCTGCGTATCATCGGTGACCGTTCGCGTTTCCATCCCGAGCTGCAAGCCGCCATGCGCGAGGCCGAGGCGCTGACCGCCGGCAACAACCGCTTCATTCTGCAGATCGCGGCCAACTACGGTGGCCAGTGGGACATCGCCCAGGCCGCCCAGCGGCTGGCGCGGGAAGTGCAAGCCGGGCACCTGCGCCCGGAAGACATCACCCCGGGCCTGCTGCAGACCTGCCTGGCAACCGGCGAGCTGCCGCTGCCGGACCTGTGCATCCGCACTGGTGGCGAGCACCGCATCAGCAACTTCCTGTTGTGGCAGCTGGCCTACGCCGAGCTGTATTTCTCCGACCTGTACTGGCCGGACTTCAAACACGAGGCCATGCGCAACGCCCTGGCCGATTTCGCTTCGCGCCAGCGCCGCTTCGGTAAGACCAGCGAGCAGGTCGAGGCTGGAGCTCGTGCTTAA
- a CDS encoding phosphatidate cytidylyltransferase, whose translation MLKQRIITALILLPIALGGFFLLNGGDFALFIGFVVTLGAWEWARLAGLMAQPLRIAYAVVVAGALMLLYILPELAPWVLGAAVIWWGLATWLVLTYPRSSELWASAACRLLIGLLVLLPAWQGLVLLKHWPLGNWLILSVMVLVWAADIGAYFSGRAFGKRKLAPQVSPGKSWEGVYGGLAVSLVITLVVGISRDWGFGQILLGLLSAALVVMSSVVGDLTESMFKRRSGIKDSSNLLPGHGGVLDRIDSLTAAIPIFAVLLWAAEWGVM comes from the coding sequence ATGCTTAAACAACGCATCATTACCGCGCTGATCCTGCTGCCGATCGCGCTGGGTGGCTTCTTCCTGCTCAATGGTGGGGATTTCGCCCTGTTCATCGGCTTCGTGGTGACCCTCGGCGCCTGGGAGTGGGCGCGCCTGGCCGGGCTCATGGCCCAGCCACTGCGCATCGCCTATGCCGTGGTCGTCGCCGGAGCGCTGATGTTGCTGTACATCCTTCCGGAGCTGGCGCCTTGGGTGCTGGGCGCTGCGGTGATCTGGTGGGGGTTGGCCACCTGGCTGGTGCTTACCTACCCGCGCAGCAGCGAGCTGTGGGCCAGTGCCGCCTGCCGGTTGCTGATCGGCCTGCTGGTATTGCTGCCGGCCTGGCAGGGGTTGGTGCTGCTCAAGCACTGGCCGCTGGGTAACTGGCTGATCCTGTCGGTCATGGTGTTGGTGTGGGCTGCCGATATTGGCGCGTACTTCTCCGGCCGTGCCTTCGGCAAGCGCAAGCTGGCGCCTCAGGTCAGCCCTGGCAAGAGCTGGGAAGGCGTGTATGGCGGCCTGGCGGTCAGCCTGGTGATCACCCTGGTGGTCGGTATCAGCCGCGACTGGGGCTTCGGCCAGATCCTGCTGGGCCTGCTGAGTGCCGCGCTGGTGGTCATGTCTTCGGTGGTCGGTGACCTGACCGAAAGCATGTTCAAGCGCCGTTCCGGCATCAAGGACAGCAGCAACCTGTTGCCCGGCCATGGTGGGGTGCTCGACCGCATCGACAGCCTGACTGCGGCGATCCCGATTTTCGCCGTGCTGCTGTGGGCTGCCGAATGGGGTGTTATGTGA
- the ispC gene encoding 1-deoxy-D-xylulose-5-phosphate reductoisomerase, whose amino-acid sequence MSRPQRITVLGATGSIGLSTLDVIARHPDRYQVFALSGYSRIDELQALCVRHRPAFAVVPSAEAAARLRESLVAAGCATEVLEGEAGLCQVASASEVDAVMAAIVGAAGLRPTLAAVEAGKKVLLANKEALVMSGALFMEAVRRSGAVLLPIDSEHNAIFQCMPGDYARGLSAVGVRRILLTASGGPFRETPVEALLDVTPEQACAHPNWSMGRKISVDSASMMNKGLELIEACWLFDAAPAKVEVVVHPQSVIHSLVDYVDGSVLAQLGNPDMRTPIANALAWPERIDSGVAPLDLFAIARLDFQAPDEQRFPCLRLARQAAEAGNSAPAVLNAANEVAVEAFLQRRIRFPEIAGMIEQVLDQEPVVPLPSLDAVFAADQRARELSREWLRRHGR is encoded by the coding sequence GTGAGCCGCCCGCAGCGTATTACCGTGCTCGGGGCCACCGGCTCCATCGGCCTGAGCACGCTGGATGTCATCGCGCGCCATCCCGACCGCTACCAGGTGTTCGCCCTGAGTGGCTATTCGCGTATCGACGAATTGCAGGCCCTGTGCGTGCGCCATCGCCCGGCATTCGCCGTGGTGCCGAGTGCCGAGGCGGCCGCGCGACTGCGCGAAAGCCTGGTAGCGGCGGGCTGCGCCACCGAGGTGCTGGAAGGCGAGGCCGGGCTGTGCCAGGTGGCTTCTGCGTCGGAAGTGGACGCAGTGATGGCGGCCATCGTCGGCGCCGCCGGCCTGCGCCCCACCCTGGCGGCGGTCGAGGCGGGCAAGAAGGTGTTGCTGGCCAACAAGGAGGCGCTGGTGATGTCCGGCGCGCTGTTCATGGAGGCGGTGCGGCGCAGTGGCGCCGTGCTGCTGCCGATCGACAGCGAGCACAATGCGATCTTCCAGTGCATGCCCGGCGACTACGCGCGCGGCCTGAGTGCCGTCGGCGTACGCCGGATCCTGCTCACCGCCTCCGGTGGCCCGTTCCGCGAGACCCCCGTCGAGGCGCTGCTGGATGTCACCCCGGAACAGGCCTGCGCGCACCCCAACTGGTCCATGGGGCGCAAGATTTCCGTGGATTCGGCCAGCATGATGAACAAGGGCCTGGAGCTGATCGAGGCCTGCTGGTTGTTCGATGCCGCACCGGCCAAGGTCGAGGTGGTGGTGCACCCGCAGAGCGTGATCCACTCCCTGGTGGATTATGTCGACGGTTCGGTGCTGGCGCAGCTGGGTAACCCGGACATGCGCACACCCATTGCCAACGCCCTGGCCTGGCCCGAGCGGATCGATTCCGGGGTGGCGCCGCTGGACCTGTTCGCCATCGCCCGTCTGGATTTCCAGGCGCCCGACGAACAGCGCTTCCCTTGCCTGCGCCTGGCGCGGCAGGCTGCCGAGGCCGGCAACAGCGCACCGGCCGTGCTCAATGCGGCCAACGAGGTTGCGGTCGAGGCATTTCTCCAGCGGCGTATCCGCTTCCCGGAGATCGCGGGTATGATCGAACAGGTGCTCGATCAGGAGCCCGTCGTACCGCTGCCGTCGCTGGACGCGGTGTTCGCCGCCGACCAGCGTGCCCGGGAGCTTTCCCGTGAGTGGCTGAGGCGTCACGGTCGCTGA
- the rseP gene encoding RIP metalloprotease RseP, giving the protein MTALYMIIGTLVALGVLVTFHEFGHFWVARRCGVKVLRFSVGFGTPLLRWHDRHGTEFVVAAIPLGGYVKMLDEREGDVPPALIEQSFNRKSVRQRIAIVAAGPVANFLLAILFFWVLAMLGTQQIRPVIGAVDAGSLAASAGLTAGQEIVSIDGKPTNGWSAVNLQLVRRLGESGTLQVGVREEGASAERQLQVKLDSWLKGADEPDPIQSLGLHPWRPAIVPVLAEIDPKGPAAAAGLKTGDKLLALDGVAVSEWQQVVDAVRARPQAKVVVRVERDGAALDVPVTLARKGEGKAAGGYLGAGVKGGEWPANMLREVSYGPLDAVGEGLSRTWNMSVLTLESLKKMLFGELSVKNLSGPITIAKVAGASAQSGVGDFLNFLAYLSISLGVLNLLPIPVLDGGHLLFYLVEWARGRPLSDRVQGWGVQIGISLVIGVMLLALINDLGRL; this is encoded by the coding sequence ATGACAGCGCTCTACATGATTATCGGCACCCTCGTAGCCTTGGGTGTACTGGTCACTTTCCATGAATTTGGCCACTTCTGGGTGGCACGCCGCTGCGGTGTCAAGGTGCTGCGCTTCTCGGTGGGCTTCGGCACGCCGCTGCTGCGCTGGCATGACCGCCATGGCACCGAATTCGTGGTCGCTGCGATCCCGCTGGGTGGTTACGTCAAGATGCTCGACGAGCGCGAGGGTGACGTGCCGCCGGCGCTGATCGAGCAGTCGTTCAACCGCAAGTCCGTGCGCCAGCGCATCGCGATCGTCGCGGCGGGCCCGGTTGCCAACTTCCTGCTGGCCATCCTGTTCTTCTGGGTGCTGGCGATGCTGGGTACCCAGCAGATCCGCCCGGTGATCGGTGCGGTCGATGCGGGCAGCCTGGCAGCATCGGCAGGCCTGACCGCAGGTCAGGAAATCGTCTCCATCGACGGCAAGCCGACCAATGGTTGGTCTGCAGTCAACCTGCAACTGGTTCGCCGCCTGGGCGAGAGCGGCACCCTGCAGGTTGGCGTGCGTGAAGAGGGCGCCAGCGCCGAGCGCCAGCTGCAGGTGAAGCTGGACAGCTGGCTCAAGGGTGCCGACGAGCCGGACCCGATCCAGTCCCTTGGGCTGCACCCTTGGCGCCCGGCGATCGTGCCGGTGTTGGCCGAGATCGATCCGAAGGGGCCGGCTGCCGCTGCGGGCCTGAAAACCGGTGACAAGCTGCTGGCCCTCGATGGCGTGGCAGTGAGCGAATGGCAGCAGGTGGTCGATGCCGTGCGGGCCCGCCCGCAAGCCAAGGTTGTGGTGCGTGTCGAGCGCGATGGTGCTGCGCTGGACGTCCCGGTCACCCTGGCGCGCAAGGGCGAGGGCAAGGCGGCCGGCGGCTATCTTGGCGCCGGGGTAAAAGGTGGCGAATGGCCTGCCAACATGCTCCGCGAAGTCAGCTACGGCCCGCTGGATGCGGTGGGTGAGGGCTTGTCACGCACCTGGAACATGAGCGTCCTGACCCTTGAATCGCTGAAGAAAATGCTGTTCGGGGAGCTCTCGGTAAAAAACTTGAGCGGACCGATAACCATTGCTAAAGTGGCGGGCGCTTCAGCCCAGTCCGGCGTGGGGGATTTCCTGAATTTCCTGGCCTACCTGAGCATAAGCCTGGGGGTTCTTAACCTGCTGCCCATCCCGGTTCTGGATGGGGGGCATTTGCTGTTTTACCTGGTCGAGTGGGCGCGCGGTCGTCCGCTGTCGGATCGGGTGCAAGGTTGGGGGGTCCAGATCGGTATCAGTTTGGTCATAGGGGTGATGTTGCTCGCCCTGATCAACGATCTGGGTCGACTATAA
- the bamA gene encoding outer membrane protein assembly factor BamA — translation MKRLLLTAVMSALMIAEVHAESFTISDIRVNGLQRVSAGSVFGALPLNVGDQADDRRLVESTRSLFKTGFFQDIQLNRDGNVLIINVVERPSVSSIEIEGNKAISTEDLMKGLKQSGLAEGEIFQRATLEGVRNELQRQYVAQGRYSAEVDAEVVPQPRNRVALKIKINEGTVAAIQHINIVGNNVFDDETLAQLFELKTTNWLSFFKNDDKYAREKLSGDLERLRSYYLDRGYINMDIASTQVSITPDKKHVYITVNINEGEKYTVRDVKLSGDLKVPEDQVKSLLLVQPGQVFSRKVMTSTSELITRRLGNEGYTFANVNGVPQPNDEDHTVDIMFVVDPGKRAYVNRINYRGNTKTEDEVLRREMRQMEGGWASTYLIDQSKTRLERLGFFKEVNVETPPVPGTDDQVDVNYSVEEQASGSITASVGFAQSAGLILGGSISQSNFLGTGNKVSIGLTRSEYQTRYNFGFVDPYFTADGVSLGYNAFYRSTDYDDLDVDVASYAVDSYGAGVSLGYPISETSRLTYGLSVQQDKIKTGKYTVDEIFDFLEEEGDNFLNFKASIGWSESTLNKGVLATRGHSQSLTLESTIPGSDLSFFKLDYRGQLFKPITNDYTLRLHTELGYGDGYGSTSGLPFYENYFAGGFNSVRGFKDSSLGPRSTPSRGEANGGKPGTIADPDQDPLPFGGNVLVQGGVELLFPLPFVKDQRSLRTSVFWDVGNVFDTNCGNQPDCEKVGFSGMASSVGLGVTWITALGPLSFSLAMPVKKPDDADTQVFQFSLGQTF, via the coding sequence ATGAAACGTCTGCTGCTAACTGCGGTCATGTCCGCACTGATGATCGCTGAAGTTCACGCCGAGTCCTTCACCATCTCCGATATCCGCGTCAACGGCCTGCAGCGGGTTTCCGCCGGCAGTGTCTTCGGTGCCTTGCCGCTGAACGTCGGCGACCAGGCCGATGACCGCCGACTGGTGGAGTCGACCCGTTCCCTGTTCAAGACCGGCTTCTTCCAGGACATCCAGCTGAACCGCGATGGCAATGTCCTGATCATCAACGTGGTCGAGCGCCCGTCGGTGTCGAGCATCGAGATCGAAGGCAACAAGGCCATCAGCACCGAAGACCTGATGAAGGGCCTGAAGCAATCGGGCTTGGCCGAAGGCGAGATCTTCCAGCGTGCCACCCTCGAAGGTGTGCGTAACGAACTGCAGCGCCAGTACGTGGCCCAGGGCCGCTACTCGGCCGAGGTCGACGCCGAGGTGGTGCCGCAGCCGCGCAACCGTGTGGCACTGAAGATCAAGATCAACGAAGGCACCGTCGCCGCCATCCAGCACATCAACATCGTTGGCAACAACGTGTTCGACGACGAGACCCTGGCGCAGCTGTTCGAGCTGAAGACCACCAACTGGCTGTCGTTCTTCAAGAACGACGACAAGTACGCCCGCGAAAAGCTCTCCGGTGACCTGGAGCGCCTGCGTTCCTACTACCTGGACCGCGGCTACATCAACATGGACATCGCCTCCACCCAGGTGTCCATCACGCCGGACAAGAAACACGTCTACATCACCGTCAACATCAACGAAGGCGAGAAGTACACCGTTCGCGACGTGAAGCTGTCCGGTGACCTGAAGGTGCCGGAAGACCAGGTCAAGTCGCTGCTGCTGGTGCAGCCAGGCCAGGTGTTCTCGCGCAAGGTGATGACCAGCACTTCCGAGCTGATCACCCGCCGCCTGGGTAACGAAGGCTACACCTTCGCCAACGTCAACGGCGTGCCGCAGCCGAACGATGAAGACCACACCGTCGACATCATGTTCGTGGTCGACCCGGGCAAGCGTGCCTACGTCAACCGCATCAACTACCGCGGCAACACCAAGACCGAAGACGAAGTGCTGCGTCGCGAAATGCGCCAGATGGAAGGCGGCTGGGCCTCGACCTACCTGATCGACCAGTCCAAGACCCGTCTGGAGCGTCTGGGCTTCTTCAAGGAAGTGAACGTCGAGACCCCGCCGGTGCCGGGCACCGACGACCAGGTCGACGTCAACTACAGCGTCGAGGAGCAGGCTTCCGGCTCGATCACCGCCAGCGTCGGTTTCGCCCAGAGCGCCGGCCTGATCCTCGGTGGTTCGATCAGCCAGAGCAACTTCCTCGGTACCGGTAACAAGGTGTCCATCGGCCTGACCCGTTCGGAATACCAGACCCGCTACAACTTCGGCTTCGTTGACCCCTACTTCACTGCCGATGGCGTGAGCCTGGGCTACAACGCCTTCTACCGCAGCACCGACTACGACGACCTCGACGTCGACGTGGCCAGCTACGCGGTGGACAGCTACGGTGCGGGCGTCAGCCTCGGCTACCCGATCAGCGAGACCTCGCGCCTGACCTATGGCCTGAGCGTGCAGCAGGACAAGATCAAGACCGGCAAGTACACCGTTGACGAGATCTTCGATTTCCTCGAAGAGGAAGGCGACAACTTCCTGAACTTCAAGGCCTCGATCGGCTGGTCCGAGTCGACCCTGAACAAAGGTGTGCTGGCAACCCGTGGTCACTCCCAGAGCCTGACCCTGGAATCCACCATTCCGGGCAGCGACCTGTCGTTCTTCAAGCTCGACTACCGCGGCCAGCTGTTCAAGCCGATCACCAACGACTACACCCTGCGCCTGCACACCGAGCTGGGTTATGGTGACGGTTATGGCAGCACCTCGGGCCTGCCGTTCTACGAGAACTACTTCGCGGGTGGCTTCAACTCCGTCCGTGGCTTCAAGGACAGCAGCCTGGGCCCACGCAGTACCCCAAGCCGCGGCGAGGCCAACGGTGGCAAGCCAGGCACCATCGCCGACCCGGACCAGGATCCGTTGCCGTTTGGTGGCAACGTGCTGGTACAAGGTGGTGTCGAGCTGCTGTTCCCGCTGCCGTTCGTCAAGGACCAGCGTTCGCTGCGCACCTCCGTGTTCTGGGACGTGGGTAACGTGTTCGACACCAATTGCGGCAACCAGCCGGATTGCGAGAAGGTCGGTTTCTCGGGCATGGCCAGTTCGGTCGGCCTGGGCGTGACCTGGATCACCGCACTGGGCCCGCTGAGCTTCAGCCTGGCAATGCCGGTCAAGAAGCCGGACGATGCCGACACCCAGGTGTTCCAATTCTCTCTGGGCCAGACCTTCTGA
- a CDS encoding OmpH family outer membrane protein → MRKLTQLAVVAAALVATPAFAEMKVAVLNYQMALLESDAAKKYAVDAEKKFGPQLTKLKSLESSAKGIQDRLIKGGDKMQQQERERLELEFKQKARDFQFQSKELNEAKAVADRDMLKQLKPKLDGAVEEVIKKGGYDLVLERGAVIDVKPQYDITRQVIERMNQAR, encoded by the coding sequence GTGCGTAAGTTGACCCAACTGGCCGTAGTGGCCGCGGCGCTGGTCGCCACCCCGGCTTTCGCCGAAATGAAGGTTGCCGTCCTGAACTATCAGATGGCCCTGCTGGAGTCGGATGCCGCCAAGAAATACGCGGTGGATGCCGAGAAGAAGTTCGGCCCGCAACTGACCAAGCTGAAAAGCCTGGAAAGCAGCGCCAAGGGCATCCAGGACCGTCTGATCAAGGGCGGCGACAAGATGCAGCAGCAGGAGCGCGAGCGCCTGGAGCTCGAGTTCAAGCAGAAGGCCCGTGACTTCCAGTTCCAGTCCAAGGAACTGAACGAAGCCAAGGCCGTTGCTGACCGCGACATGCTCAAGCAGCTGAAGCCGAAGCTGGATGGCGCTGTCGAGGAAGTGATCAAGAAAGGCGGTTACGACCTGGTCCTCGAACGTGGCGCGGTCATTGATGTCAAGCCTCAGTACGACATCACCCGCCAGGTCATCGAGCGCATGAACCAAGCCCGTTGA